In a genomic window of Gadus macrocephalus chromosome 9, ASM3116895v1:
- the gcnt3 gene encoding beta-1,3-galactosyl-O-glycosyl-glycoprotein beta-1,6-N-acetylglucosaminyltransferase 3, translating to MAPKMRAYNGFISGLFIIICALIWLLNLKNSTERVRPLPIPSEYQADLPGCLAIINGDLEGARFRLEQLMKPGETKTLPTKFDPAVTKDCKAYVRRRGFIPAPLSVEEQNFPIAYSMVIHEKVEMFERLLRAIYHPQNIYCVHVDKKSSQDFLHAVSAIVSCFPNVFIASKLESIVYATWYRVQADLNCMKDLLHKPVQWKYLLNTCGADLPIKTNAEMVMALQTLNGRNSLESEATNDYKKNRWKYHFKVSDQIIQTNVLKSPPPISTPMYQGNAYFVVTREFVRHVIEDPEIQKFLEWEKDTYSPDEHLWATLQRMPSVPGSQPPNDKYDASDMNSIARLVKWGYLEGDILKGAPYAPCHGIHRRAICLFGVGDLHWLFQQQHLMANKFDPEVNNISIRCIEAYLNFKSWRDGSRSNQKYDAVVSSLF from the exons ATGGCCCCCAAGATGAGAGCATACAATGGATTTATTAGTGGTCTATTTATCATTATCTGTGCACTAATTTGGCTTTTAAATTTGAAAAATTCGACAGAGAGAGTGCGTCCTCTGCCAATTCCCTCTGAGTACCAGGCTGACCTGCCTGGCTGTTTGGCCATCATCAACGGAGACTTGGAAGGTGCAAGGTTCCGATTAGAACAGCTCATGAAACCTGGTGAGACAAAGACTTTGCCTACAAAATTCGACCCTGCTGTGACAAAAGACTGCAAGGCGTATGTCAGAAGGAGAGGGTTCATCCCAGCGCCTCTGAGTGTGGAGGAGCAAAACTTTCCCATTGCCTACTCCATGGTGATCCATGAGAAAGTGGAGATGTTTGAGCGACTCTTGCGTGCCATTTACCATCCACAGAATATCtactgtgtgcatgtggacAAGAAATCTTCTCAGGACTTCCTGCATGCTGTAAGCGCAATTGTTTCCTGTTTCCCCAATGTGTTCATAGCGAGTAAATTGGAAAGTATTGTTTACGCAACGTGGTATCGGGTCCAGGCCGATTTGAATTGCATGAAAGACCTGCTGCATAAACCTGTCCAGTGGAAATACCTGCTCAACACCTGTGGGGCAGATCTCCCAATCAAAACTAATGCAGAGATGGTGATGGCACTGCAAACGCTCAATGGAAGGAATAGTTTGGAGTCTGAAGCTACCAACGATTACAAAAAGAATCGCTGGAAGTACCATTTCAAAGTGTCCGACCAAATCATCCAGACAAATGTCCTGAAAAGCCCCCCTCCTATCAGCACCCCTATGTATCAGGGCAACGCTTACTTTGTGGTGACAAGAGAGTTTGTGAGACATGTGATTGAGGACCCAGAGATACAGAAATTTCTGGAGTGGGAGAAGGACACCTACAGCCCAGACGAACACCTGTGGGCCACTCTTCAACGAATGCCATCCGTGCCCGGGTCACAGCCTCCCAATGACAAGTATGATGCGTCGGACATGAATTCCATCGCTCGCCTGGTGAAGTGGGGTTACCTGGAAGGGGACATCCTGAAAGGGGCTCCCTATGCTCCCTGCCATGGCATCCACAGAAGAGCTATTTGCCTGTTTGGGGTCGGTGACCTCCACTGGTTATTTCAACAGCAACACCTTATGGCGAACAAATTTGACCCAGAGGTCAATAACATTAGCATTAGATGCATAGAAGCATATCTCAACTTTAAATCATGGAGGGATGGCTCACGCTCAAACCAAAAATATGATgctgtagtgagt TCTCTTTTCTGA